A window from Dysidea avara chromosome 2, odDysAvar1.4, whole genome shotgun sequence encodes these proteins:
- the LOC136246413 gene encoding uncharacterized protein isoform X1 yields MWRPNTVIFGEEPVLENQASRPKRRRLIEWNPLDRPSGCGEDSTELPGEKSLDGKEGPLQAHDVKGDEQAEVNSVRGEGKRKSTQPNAASNTVQPQPSESASSLSSTAGRKQKALNKKEKLRITDHLGSLKPEVVTTVSLNNMQKLLPSYNSELKQFCTSVIPNQLKFLSEHLQKVFIRLYEECSTLKERYLQFQIRWHRYCSYLLVKNCQLSPVGLHPTDPLAIEVVAVWSKWNKFCSLHSLLSSESKKFLIVFCSCVYDELLRQCHIAVQADRQKDIICLEDTEDIYYRFGGATLCSMLHRRYDKIKVCSSQQNVTVSLELTLLQYT; encoded by the coding sequence ATGTGGCGCCCGAATACAGTAATATTTGGTGAAGAACCCGTGCTTGAAAATCAGGCCTCACGTCCAAAGAGAAGACGACTGATTGAATGGAATCCTTTAGACAGGCCTAGTGGTTGCGGAGAAGACTCAACTGAGCTCCCCGGCGAGAAGTCATTGGATGGTAAAGAAGGACCGCTTCAGGCTCACGATGTGAAAGGCGATGAGCAAGCTGAAGTAAACTCGGTACGAGGGGAAGGGAAACGAAAAAGTACACAACCAAATGCTGCCTCTAATACAGTTCAACCACAACCATCAGAGTCAGCCTCCAGCTTGTCATCTACTGCAGGTCGAAAACAAAAGGCACTAAATAAAAAGGAGAAGTTGCGAATAACAGATCACCTTGGTTCATTAAAGCCTGAAGTAGTTACCACTGTGTCTCTAAACAACATGCAAAAACTATTGCCAAGCTACAACTCTGAACTAAAACAGTTTTGTACATCTGTTATTCCCAACCAGCTAAAGTTTTTGTCAGAACACTTGCAGAAGGTATTTATAAGACTTTACGAGGAGTGTTCGACTTTGAAGGAGAGATACCTGCAGTTTCAGATAAGGTGGCATAGATACTGCAGCTACTTATTAGTTAAGAACTGTCAGCTTTCACCGGTTGGTCTGCATCCAACAGACCCTTTGGCTATTGAAGTAGTGGCTGTTTGGTCAAAGTGGAATAAATTTTGTTCTCTACATTCTCTTCTATCATCTGAATCCAAGAAGTTCCTAATAGTATTTTGCAGTTGCGTATATGATGAATTACTTCGACAATGTCACATAGCTGTTCAAGCTGACAGACAAAAAGACATCATATGTTTAGAGGACACAGAGGACATTTATTATCGTTTTGGTGGTGCTACCCTATGTAGTATGCTGCATAGGAGATATGACAAAATAAAAGTCTGCTCATCACAACAGAATGTTACAGTCTCACTAGAGCTAACCCTACTGCAGTATACATAA
- the LOC136246338 gene encoding uncharacterized protein has translation MITIRMALAIYTRSPAAYEALKGFDILQLPSRSLLQSYTGAFLHDPGTSKICIVDQVSQYVLFKSECERQGKHPPQSDGVLVFDEVKVACQLMWNSRNQTLSGLAMTADDMSSLIDVYQLLQKPQVAAQTNYILHFLWRDLTSSYDIIGPYFTSAGSVDSKFVLACVLDTVKLFQHHGLKTSLLVCDGCAANLTAIKAAREECGAYSILDDVTTDRFEVKPWFKNPFCPPDVIFWMICPSHQLKNMVNALFSSKSGGTKLFQRSRETSVFGWDTIIEMYKREVNRAKQQQTRMIPRLKEIHILRDSWTKLNVSPAKIMQQEQVLTELYSHIHQDPPPADVNAATEAHKFLEACNLLFEKGFLSHEKVSSVDSTVLQSISGGYQNFTSWLSTLLSEDGQFPHTSSTQKAFLS, from the exons ATGATCACCATTAGGATGG CTTTGGCAATTTATACTCGAAGTCCAGCGGCATACGAAGCATTGAAGGGCTTTGACATATTGCAATTACCATcaagatccctacttcaatcaTATACTGGTGCATTTTTGCATGATCCAGGCACCAGTAAGATATGCATTGTTGATCAAGTTTCCCAGTATGTACTGTTCAAGTCCGAATGTGAAAGGCAAGGCAAGCATCCACCCCAGTCTGATGGTGTATTGGTGTTTGATGAAGTGAAGGTGGCATGTCAGCTGATGTGGAATTCGAGGAATCAAACACTATCAGGACTGGCAATGACTGCGGACGATATGTCTTCACTGATTGATGTTTACCAGTTGCTGCAGAAGCCACAAGTTGCTGCACAGACCAACTACATCCTGCATTTTTTGTGGCGTGATCTAACAAGTAGTTATGATATTATTGGTCCGTATTTTACATCTGCTGGATCTGTTGACTCGAAGTTTGTTTTAGCGTGTGTACTCGACACTGTCAAGCTGTTCCAGCACCATGGCCTCAAGACTAGCTTGCtagtttgtgatggttgtgcAGCTAACCTTACAGCCATCAAAGCTGCACGTGAAGAGTGCGGTGCATACTCTATCCTGGATGATGTGACCACTGATAGATTTGAAGTGAAGCCATGGTTTAAAAATCCCTTTTGTCCACCAGACGTCATTTTTTGGATGATATGTCCTTCGCATCAG ctgaaaaaTATGGTCAATGCTCTGTTTTCATCAAAAAGTGGTGGTACCAAGCTATTTCAGCGCAGTCGTGAGACAAGTGTTTTCGGGTGGGACACAATCATAGAAATGTATAAGAGAGAAGTGAACCGAGCCAAGCAGCAGCAAACTCGCATGATTCCTCGTTTAAAGGAAATACACATTTTAAGAGATTCCTGGACAAAGCTTAACGTGTCACCAGCTAAAATTATGCAG CAAGAGCAAGTATTGACAGAGTTATACTCGCATATACACCAAGATCCACCACCTGCTGATGTTAATGCAGCTACTGAGGCTCACAAATTTTTAGAGGCATGCAACTTGCTTTTTGAGAAAGGATTCCTGAGCCACGAGAAAGTTTCCTCCGTGGATTCAACTGTGTTGCAGAGTATTTCAGGTGGCTATCAAAATTTCACGTCATGGCTTTCAACACTGTTGTCTGAAG ATGGTCAGTTTCCTCACACATCTAGCACGCAGAAAGCCTTTCTCTCGTGA